In Equus przewalskii isolate Varuska chromosome 6, EquPr2, whole genome shotgun sequence, one DNA window encodes the following:
- the LOC103544886 gene encoding adhesion G protein-coupled receptor E2-like: MAYLLTIINSLQGVSIFLVYCFLSQQVREQYGKWFKRVRKPKAESETFTLSSRAVSDDSKPITFPRPSTEPGAQNVLSTVG; encoded by the exons ATGGCCTACCTCTTGACCATCATCAACAGCCTGCAGGGCGTCTCCATCTTCCTGGTGTACTGCTTCCTCAGCCAGCAG GTTCGGGAACAATACGGGAAATGGTTCAAAAGGGTCAGGAAACCCAAAGCTGAGTCTGAGACTTTCACGCTTTCCAGCAGGGCCGTGTCTGATGACTCCAAACCCATCACG ttcccaaggcccagcacagagccaggtGCACAGAATGTCCTCAGCACTGTTGGTTGA